One window of Hujiaoplasma nucleasis genomic DNA carries:
- a CDS encoding chorismate mutase, translated as MEKYRKKLDTIDQKMKELFLERMEVVIEIAKYKKQHNLPVEDQSRENQMFQELFVNDPILKDLYTKFLLEIIAVSKIYQETLMKEE; from the coding sequence ATGGAAAAATATAGAAAAAAACTAGATACTATTGATCAAAAAATGAAAGAGTTGTTTCTTGAAAGAATGGAAGTTGTTATAGAAATTGCGAAATATAAAAAGCAACATAATTTACCAGTAGAAGATCAATCAAGAGAAAATCAAATGTTCCAAGAATTATTTGTTAATGATCCAATTTTAAAAGATTTGTATACAAAATTTTTATTAGAAATTATTGCAGTGTCTAAGATATATCAAGAGACGCTGATGAAGGAGGAATAA
- the ltaE gene encoding low-specificity L-threonine aldolase, giving the protein MKFIDLRSDTVTSPTNEMRKAMMEAAVGDDVFSDDPTMNELEALVAKTLGKEAGVFIPSGTFSNQLALFTHCQQGQEVIVDQFAHIVQHESGASPILSGVQLFTLESDLGIWDLNKLDKMIKKRSISSTETKLICIENAYNGRALPLDYFEKVKNIADKHQVKVHLDGARIFNAALALDVQVKEIAKYADTVSVCLSKGLCAPVGSVLVGPKDFIDQARMKRKIMGGGMRQVGILAAAGIIAVEKMSKRLHIDHENAAYMESLLEEIPRIIIDKRQRDINMVFFDIEDNRKHNLQDYMFKNGVKILEYENGFRFVAHKDIDKKEIKIAINLVKDFFQ; this is encoded by the coding sequence ATGAAATTTATAGATTTAAGAAGTGATACCGTTACAAGCCCAACAAACGAAATGCGTAAAGCTATGATGGAAGCCGCTGTAGGAGATGATGTTTTTAGTGATGATCCAACCATGAATGAGCTAGAAGCCTTAGTTGCTAAGACTTTAGGAAAAGAAGCGGGTGTTTTTATTCCCTCGGGCACTTTTTCAAATCAATTGGCTTTGTTTACTCATTGTCAACAAGGACAAGAAGTCATTGTAGATCAATTTGCACATATAGTTCAACATGAATCTGGAGCTTCACCTATATTATCTGGAGTCCAGTTATTCACTTTAGAAAGTGATTTGGGTATATGGGATTTAAATAAGTTAGATAAAATGATTAAGAAAAGAAGTATTTCATCGACAGAAACTAAATTAATATGTATCGAGAATGCTTATAATGGTAGAGCTTTACCTCTAGATTATTTTGAAAAAGTTAAAAATATAGCGGATAAACACCAAGTCAAAGTCCATCTAGATGGAGCAAGAATTTTTAATGCAGCCCTTGCTTTAGATGTTCAAGTTAAAGAAATTGCCAAGTACGCTGATACGGTTAGTGTTTGCCTTTCTAAAGGCTTATGTGCGCCAGTAGGTTCAGTATTGGTTGGACCTAAAGATTTTATTGATCAAGCGAGAATGAAAAGAAAAATCATGGGTGGTGGTATGAGGCAAGTTGGGATATTAGCAGCTGCAGGAATCATCGCAGTGGAAAAGATGTCAAAAAGACTTCATATAGATCATGAAAATGCTGCATACATGGAATCTTTATTAGAAGAAATTCCCCGTATAATCATTGATAAAAGACAAAGAGACATCAATATGGTTTTCTTTGATATTGAAGATAATAGAAAACATAATTTACAAGACTATATGTTTAAAAATGGCGTAAAAATATTAGAATATGAAAACGGATTTAGGTTTGTTGCTCATAAAGATATAGATAAAAAAGAAATCAAAATAGCTATAAATTTAGTAAAGGATTTTTTTCAATAA
- a CDS encoding RnfABCDGE type electron transport complex subunit C: MIFHKAKGLQIDGKKELCKKSPLVDYLNPNTVYIPLVHRNLKLEPKVNVGDLVKIGQVIAEVTGYGSFISHASVSGEVKSIKKVWHASGKMVDAIEIENDHKNTLDDQIQERKNVNELSREELIDIMKNAGLTGLGGAGFPTYIKYQTKSKIDTVIINAVECEPYLTSDYQFIIKFPEKMLKGATYMMRAAEADEVVVAYKAYNQKIEDELNKLTDKYPHVKLSPMKDVYPAGWEKYIVEQVTGKTYTGLPAEAGVIMNNAATAIVFADAVEQNIPLISRPVSITGEGIKEPKTFLVPLGTKVAELINQCGGYIDGLDPLQANYIAGGPMTGRAIFIDDLIVNDTLGAVIIKPFKTWDYPECLGCGKCADVCPVYLTPTEIKKAFDRKDVKLLGLLDANKCIECGLCSYVCPSHIEITEAVGKGKDLLRKGAK, translated from the coding sequence ATGATTTTTCACAAAGCAAAAGGGTTACAAATTGATGGAAAAAAAGAACTTTGTAAGAAAAGTCCTTTAGTGGATTATTTGAATCCAAACACAGTTTATATCCCGTTGGTTCATAGAAATTTAAAGCTTGAACCTAAAGTCAATGTCGGAGACTTAGTAAAAATCGGTCAAGTTATAGCTGAAGTCACAGGCTACGGTTCTTTTATTTCACATGCATCTGTGAGTGGTGAAGTAAAATCGATAAAAAAAGTATGGCATGCTAGCGGTAAAATGGTAGATGCTATTGAAATTGAGAATGATCATAAAAATACTTTAGATGATCAAATTCAAGAAAGAAAAAATGTTAATGAATTAAGTAGAGAAGAATTGATTGACATCATGAAAAATGCTGGGTTAACCGGTTTAGGTGGGGCTGGATTTCCTACCTATATTAAATATCAAACCAAATCTAAGATTGATACAGTCATTATTAATGCTGTAGAATGCGAACCTTATTTAACATCGGATTATCAATTTATTATTAAATTCCCGGAAAAAATGTTAAAAGGTGCAACTTATATGATGAGAGCAGCAGAAGCTGATGAAGTCGTTGTTGCATACAAAGCCTATAATCAAAAAATTGAGGATGAATTAAATAAGTTAACAGATAAGTATCCTCATGTAAAATTATCACCAATGAAGGATGTATATCCTGCAGGTTGGGAAAAATATATAGTTGAACAAGTCACTGGAAAAACATATACTGGTTTACCTGCAGAAGCTGGAGTTATTATGAACAATGCAGCAACAGCTATAGTATTTGCTGATGCAGTTGAACAAAATATTCCATTAATTTCAAGACCTGTAAGTATTACTGGAGAAGGCATAAAAGAACCTAAAACTTTCTTAGTGCCTCTTGGAACTAAAGTAGCTGAACTTATTAATCAATGTGGCGGATACATTGATGGCTTAGATCCTTTACAAGCTAATTACATCGCGGGTGGACCTATGACAGGCCGTGCGATTTTTATTGATGACTTAATTGTTAATGATACTTTAGGTGCTGTAATTATTAAACCGTTTAAAACTTGGGATTATCCTGAGTGTTTGGGTTGTGGAAAATGTGCAGATGTTTGTCCTGTATATTTAACACCTACGGAAATTAAAAAAGCATTTGATAGAAAAGATGTGAAATTATTAGGATTATTAGATGCTAATAAATGTATTGAATGTGGATTATGCTCATATGTATGCCCATCTCACATTGAAATTACTGAAGCTGTTGGTAAGGGAAAAGACTTACTAAGGAAAGGAGCTAAATAA
- a CDS encoding RnfABCDGE type electron transport complex subunit D: protein MARFAGGKAPFLRISDQGKNTNTIMRDFMIALLPVILFSWYKNGIQVYMDGNINFFEMLYPLLLILLGGFLSVLMEAIFFYITDKEHRSFSDVKKKLGTSYAAIPGLILGLLLPVYTPIWVLMVAAFMATIVGKMLFGGFGHNVFNPALLGYAVVGFTLSGFINDAGGVLNGSEVFIDSYAGATPLGVLAQFRNSGNPFTYQALVEPYGNLWNFFIGTIPGALGETSALAILLGGIYLAVRKIIKWYTPVVYIGTVFVLSWFIGMIAGDAGLWFPTYSILSGGVFFAAVFMITEPVTTPTNSLGKIIFALFLGVLTVLFRFVGNLPEGVGTSLILMNIFAIPIDTYSAIIRTKGFKKTTIPYASVLAGILLILLVYTLIASKNLYTALLPILSTWGVM, encoded by the coding sequence ATGGCAAGATTTGCTGGCGGAAAAGCCCCATTCTTAAGAATATCTGACCAAGGAAAAAACACCAATACCATCATGAGAGATTTCATGATTGCTCTATTGCCTGTAATATTGTTCTCTTGGTATAAGAATGGTATTCAAGTTTACATGGATGGAAATATCAATTTCTTTGAAATGCTATATCCATTATTATTAATCCTTTTAGGTGGATTTTTATCTGTTCTTATGGAAGCTATTTTCTTTTATATCACAGATAAAGAACATCGTTCTTTCTCAGATGTCAAAAAGAAATTAGGAACATCATATGCAGCTATACCTGGTTTAATATTAGGATTGTTATTACCGGTTTATACCCCAATATGGGTATTAATGGTTGCGGCATTTATGGCAACAATAGTAGGTAAAATGTTATTTGGTGGATTCGGTCATAATGTCTTTAATCCTGCATTGTTAGGGTATGCTGTAGTTGGATTTACATTATCAGGTTTTATAAATGATGCTGGTGGCGTTTTAAACGGATCTGAAGTATTTATTGATTCTTATGCTGGAGCAACTCCTCTTGGAGTTTTAGCACAATTTAGAAATAGTGGAAATCCATTCACTTATCAAGCGCTTGTTGAACCTTATGGTAATTTATGGAACTTCTTTATTGGCACCATACCTGGTGCTCTAGGTGAAACTTCTGCCTTAGCAATCTTACTTGGTGGCATTTACCTAGCAGTTCGTAAAATTATTAAATGGTATACACCTGTTGTTTATATCGGTACAGTATTTGTTTTATCTTGGTTTATTGGAATGATTGCTGGAGATGCTGGTTTATGGTTCCCAACATATTCAATTTTATCTGGTGGTGTATTCTTTGCGGCTGTCTTTATGATTACTGAGCCAGTCACCACACCTACCAATTCACTAGGTAAAATAATATTTGCATTATTCTTAGGGGTTCTAACAGTATTATTTAGATTTGTTGGTAACTTACCTGAAGGTGTTGGTACTTCATTAATATTAATGAATATATTCGCAATCCCAATTGATACATATTCTGCGATTATTAGAACTAAAGGGTTTAAGAAAACAACAATTCCTTATGCATCCGTTCTTGCAGGTATCTTATTAATACTATTAGTTTATACACTGATTGCTTCAAAGAATTTATACACAGCTTTATTACCAATCCTAAGTACATGGGGGGTAATGTAA
- a CDS encoding FMN-binding protein, with amino-acid sequence MKQFFNKNGMVLTLSAILLVIFVFGGMYSRYMSTQLDSHIEEYEQEQAEKEAEEALRKYRQSLIDLVDNGVELQDYTSSQVERLYATPETGVEYQPQLIEAYQVLNDSDQAIAVVYVIETIGRSEGVRVAYSISLETDQVTDIVVVSHNETTQVENDYYNLLDENFFNQFNNLDFNVVELGFDSVSGATSSSEAFETGLNYARVLYANDFDFEIPQPTIEFVFNSMVFNYDLSTITSFELVADVSFDGGNKQALIGFDTAYNFVQVLQGDTLTEDEQLAFASQAEAASTITEMVEVLAYDDDNQVITIKVFGFNKNGITLDVQLNASGTSVTSISMVSTSENYDSEYYGGYDGDPAPAVEDAYINEFNTNGTVLDAVAGATRTSEAMTAAVEWAKNFGASSGVVDVSVDAFDFNYDLTTLVDYPFVADITFDSDKQATILVGADYNYGGLVSGIEPGQDVINALTDPLEAANSIDDMVDIISYDSTNHTIEILVFGFNRDGITLLAQLNNDESLVESVSIVTTKENYDSEYYGGYDGDPAPAVENGFINQYNTDGTIIDGVAGATRTSNAMTAALEWLNTFMNGGN; translated from the coding sequence ATGAAACAATTTTTTAATAAAAACGGAATGGTCTTAACTTTATCAGCAATTTTACTTGTTATCTTTGTATTTGGTGGAATGTATTCAAGATACATGTCTACTCAATTAGATTCACATATTGAAGAATACGAACAAGAACAAGCTGAAAAAGAAGCTGAAGAAGCTTTAAGAAAATATCGTCAATCATTAATAGACTTAGTAGATAATGGCGTAGAGTTACAAGACTATACTTCAAGCCAAGTAGAACGATTATATGCCACACCTGAAACAGGCGTTGAATATCAACCACAACTAATAGAAGCTTATCAAGTTTTAAATGATAGTGATCAAGCCATTGCAGTTGTATATGTTATTGAAACCATTGGCCGTTCGGAAGGTGTTAGAGTCGCATACTCTATTTCACTTGAAACTGATCAAGTAACGGATATAGTTGTTGTTTCTCATAATGAAACTACTCAAGTAGAAAATGATTACTATAATTTATTGGATGAAAATTTCTTCAATCAATTTAATAACTTAGATTTTAATGTGGTTGAACTAGGTTTTGACTCAGTATCAGGTGCTACATCTTCATCAGAAGCATTTGAAACCGGTTTAAACTACGCTAGAGTTTTATATGCAAATGATTTTGACTTTGAAATTCCTCAACCAACAATTGAATTTGTATTCAATTCAATGGTGTTTAATTATGACTTATCTACAATTACAAGTTTTGAATTGGTTGCAGATGTTAGCTTTGATGGTGGAAATAAACAAGCTTTAATCGGATTCGATACTGCTTATAATTTTGTTCAAGTATTGCAAGGTGACACATTAACTGAAGATGAACAATTGGCTTTTGCATCTCAAGCTGAAGCAGCAAGTACAATTACTGAAATGGTAGAAGTTCTTGCTTATGATGATGATAACCAAGTTATTACGATAAAGGTCTTTGGCTTTAATAAAAATGGTATCACATTGGATGTTCAACTGAATGCATCTGGTACTTCAGTGACAAGTATTTCAATGGTTTCAACCAGTGAAAACTACGACTCTGAATATTATGGTGGTTATGATGGAGATCCTGCACCCGCAGTAGAAGATGCATATATTAATGAGTTTAATACGAATGGAACTGTTTTAGATGCTGTAGCTGGAGCAACAAGAACTTCTGAAGCTATGACGGCTGCTGTTGAGTGGGCTAAAAACTTTGGTGCTTCAAGCGGTGTAGTTGATGTTAGTGTAGATGCTTTTGATTTTAACTATGATTTAACAACACTTGTAGATTATCCATTTGTAGCTGATATCACTTTTGATTCAGATAAACAAGCAACTATTTTAGTAGGTGCTGATTATAATTATGGCGGTTTAGTATCTGGTATTGAACCTGGTCAAGATGTTATTAATGCTTTAACTGATCCACTAGAAGCTGCTAACTCAATTGATGATATGGTCGATATTATTTCTTATGATTCTACAAATCATACAATTGAGATCCTTGTTTTTGGTTTTAATAGAGACGGTATAACCTTATTAGCACAACTAAACAACGATGAATCACTTGTTGAATCTGTATCTATAGTTACAACTAAAGAAAATTATGATTCTGAGTACTATGGTGGTTATGATGGCGATCCTGCTCCTGCAGTGGAAAACGGATTTATCAATCAATATAATACTGATGGTACAATTATTGATGGAGTAGCTGGCGCAACTAGAACTTCAAATGCCATGACAGCTGCTTTAGAATGGTTAAATACATTCATGAATGGAGGTAACTAA
- a CDS encoding FMN-binding protein, with the protein MNKGLISGLVLLTLGLVCGLLLAVVNGFTEERIEQEELRLKFEAIEEFYTISEYTLDLVELGGGESIYVLRKADVIEHLVYSLKAQGYGDEVEMLVAVNSDLSIEGYTVTYQNESPGIGTKIVGNDFNYSQATDLSTFDSISGATVSSTAVKTIFTEVADRVEADFGGALNE; encoded by the coding sequence ATGAATAAAGGTTTAATTTCAGGATTAGTTTTACTGACATTAGGATTAGTTTGTGGATTATTATTGGCTGTTGTCAATGGATTCACTGAAGAAAGAATTGAACAAGAAGAACTAAGATTAAAATTTGAAGCTATTGAAGAGTTTTATACTATCAGTGAATATACTTTAGATTTAGTAGAACTCGGTGGTGGAGAAAGTATTTATGTTTTAAGAAAAGCTGATGTGATCGAACATTTAGTGTATTCTTTGAAAGCACAAGGTTATGGTGATGAAGTTGAAATGTTGGTGGCAGTTAATAGTGACCTATCTATTGAAGGTTATACCGTCACATATCAAAATGAATCGCCTGGTATTGGAACGAAAATTGTTGGTAACGATTTTAATTATTCACAAGCAACTGACTTATCAACATTTGATTCTATCTCTGGAGCAACTGTTTCTTCAACCGCTGTAAAGACAATTTTTACTGAAGTTGCTGATAGGGTAGAAGCTGACTTTGGAGGTGCTTTAAATGAATAA
- the rsxE gene encoding electron transport complex subunit RsxE, whose protein sequence is MNKSENFLKGLFKENPLFVGLLGMCPSLAVTTSVENALGMTIAVVFVLVLSNLLISLIMSNKKLAELVKPVRIPVYIVVIATLVTVVEMLMHAYLISLYKSLGIFIPLIVVNCIILGRAEAFASENKPMDSMIDGLGMALGFGLAIFTVSIFREFLGTGLLTIWGDLQINLNFIFDFLRISPIGMFTQPAGAFITLGFILATLAAVQASKQAKNQAKEVKANV, encoded by the coding sequence ATGAATAAAAGTGAAAATTTCTTAAAAGGTTTATTCAAAGAAAATCCATTATTTGTTGGGTTATTAGGAATGTGTCCATCACTTGCAGTGACAACATCAGTTGAAAATGCATTAGGGATGACCATCGCAGTTGTCTTTGTTTTAGTATTATCAAATTTATTGATTTCTTTAATAATGAGTAATAAAAAATTAGCTGAGCTTGTCAAACCAGTTAGAATTCCAGTTTACATTGTTGTTATCGCAACACTAGTTACTGTAGTTGAAATGTTAATGCATGCTTATTTAATTAGTTTGTATAAATCATTAGGTATTTTTATTCCTTTAATCGTTGTAAACTGTATTATCTTGGGTAGAGCAGAAGCCTTTGCTTCAGAAAACAAACCTATGGATTCTATGATTGATGGATTGGGAATGGCTTTAGGATTTGGTTTGGCTATTTTTACAGTAAGTATTTTTAGAGAGTTCTTAGGTACTGGCTTATTAACTATTTGGGGAGATTTACAAATTAACTTAAATTTCATATTTGATTTCTTGAGAATCAGCCCAATTGGCATGTTTACTCAACCTGCCGGCGCCTTTATTACTTTAGGATTTATCCTTGCAACGTTAGCTGCTGTTCAAGCAAGCAAACAAGCAAAAAACCAAGCAAAGGAAGTGAAAGCAAATGTCTAA